A segment of the Terribacillus aidingensis genome:
GGAAACCTTGATATGGTTTTCCGGTACTTCATCGAAAGTGGAACTGACAACATCGACATCCGGGTGAACGGAACGTTCGATATCCGTCACTTCCTCGGGACGTTCATCTACTAGCAAAATAATAAGCTTGGCATCTGGATGATTTGTTGTGATGCTGTTGGCAATCTGTTTCAGCAGCATCGTTTTCCCAGCTTTTGGAGGGGCTACAATCAATCCACGCTGCCCAAAACCAACTGGCGTCATCAAATCGATGATACGTGTAGACACTTTACGAGTCTCCGTCTCCAGTTTCATCTGCTTATCTGGATATAAAGCTGTCAGTGCAGGGAAATGCACGCGCTCCTTCGCCACTTCCGGATCTTCATTGTTTACCGCATCTACATGCAGAAGTCCATAATAGCGTTCATTTTCTTTCGGTGGGCGAACCTTACCGGAAACTTTATCTCCATTCCGCAAATCAAAGCGTCTGATCTGCGACGCACTGATATAAATATCCTCTGCACTTGGAGCATAATTGATCGGCCTGAGGAATCCGAAGCCCTCGGATGGTATGATTTCCAGGATACCGTCCATGAAAAGGAAACCATCCTTTTCAGCCTGTGCTTTCAGAATGGCAAAAATTAATTCGCGTTTCGTTAGTTTCGCATAATACGAAACACGGTATTCGCGTGCCATCGTGTATAATTCTTTCAATGTCAATGTTTCTAGATGAGAAATAGATAGTTCAGCCACAAAATCACCACACCTATTGTATTTAAGGACTTGTCCTTATCTGTTTGGCTGTTTATTGTCATTTCCTTCGTTGGTGCTTCAAAACTGGTGGAATCTGATTCAAGCTATTGGCCGGCATTCATGACCGAAGAGGTTGCAAGGGATTCTTTTTGACCATGCATAGCACTTGGAAGAAAAGGAAGGATGGTAGTGTATAACTAGAATAGAAGATTATAACTATCATTTTTTACCACAATACAGCTTTTTTAAACTTGCTGCGTTTTTTAGCATAACTAATCATACATTTTCGTACTTGAATATTCAACTGTATTTTTCACGTGAAACGAAGGAATTTTTAAATATAAAAAGACTGGCTTACGCCAGTCTCTGCATGAAGAAGGTTAGATGACAAGATTCGATTTCTCTTGCAGGCGGTGCCCGCACAGATAAAGAATAAGCTATCAGTTAAAATTTCTTCAGCTCTTAACCTGCAGCCGGTCAAGAGTTCTGAAACTGCTCTACTTCCTGCTCGCTC
Coding sequences within it:
- the rho gene encoding transcription termination factor Rho codes for the protein MAELSISHLETLTLKELYTMAREYRVSYYAKLTKRELIFAILKAQAEKDGFLFMDGILEIIPSEGFGFLRPINYAPSAEDIYISASQIRRFDLRNGDKVSGKVRPPKENERYYGLLHVDAVNNEDPEVAKERVHFPALTALYPDKQMKLETETRKVSTRIIDLMTPVGFGQRGLIVAPPKAGKTMLLKQIANSITTNHPDAKLIILLVDERPEEVTDIERSVHPDVDVVSSTFDEVPENHIKVSELVLERAMRLVEHKKDVIVLMDSITRLARAYNLVIPPSGRTLSGGIDPAAFHRPKRFFGAARNIEEGGSFTILATALVDTGSRMDDVIYEEFKGTGNMELHLDRSLAERRIFPAIDMVRSGTRKEELLVPKGQLDKMWAIRKTMQDSHDFAERFLRRLKASKNNEEFLVNMEEDMKRKGTNKRV